A window of the Nitrospinota bacterium genome harbors these coding sequences:
- a CDS encoding aminopeptidase P family protein: MTAFHKARARLLLARLDALGLDALVTLNLKNVRWLTGYSGTAGACVISPKGNFFFTDFRYASQAKVEVRSMARVIAAKPLPEAAAEKLKELRAKKTGFESGDVTVAAMAKMRKAAPGKWIPCDAVEKLRMIKDGAEIAALEKNFGYLATVFKDIGKVLVPGRREREAAADLEYRLRLCGGEKAAFDFIIASGPRAALPHGVAGGKKMKKGEVVIVDWGWVLDGYHSDNTRTLFLGKPKPKLMEIFDIVLEANQRAIAKAAPGVPLKEIDAAARDFIEAKGYGKYFGHGTGHGVGLDIHEAPGVSWRSAETAREGMVFTIEPGVYIPGLGGVRIEDVVHITKTGCRVLTKNIPKAARTL, from the coding sequence GTGACCGCTTTCCACAAGGCGCGGGCGCGCCTCCTTCTCGCGCGGCTGGACGCGCTGGGGCTGGACGCGCTGGTGACGCTGAACCTGAAAAACGTCCGCTGGCTCACCGGCTACAGCGGCACGGCGGGCGCGTGCGTGATCTCCCCCAAGGGCAATTTCTTCTTCACCGATTTCCGCTACGCATCGCAGGCGAAGGTGGAGGTGCGCTCGATGGCGCGCGTCATCGCCGCAAAGCCGCTGCCGGAAGCGGCGGCGGAAAAGCTGAAAGAACTGCGCGCGAAAAAAACCGGTTTCGAGAGCGGCGACGTGACGGTGGCGGCGATGGCAAAAATGCGGAAAGCCGCCCCCGGCAAATGGATTCCGTGCGACGCGGTTGAAAAACTGCGAATGATAAAGGACGGAGCGGAGATAGCGGCGCTGGAGAAAAATTTCGGATACCTTGCCACGGTGTTTAAGGATATCGGCAAGGTGCTGGTTCCGGGCCGGCGCGAGCGGGAAGCGGCGGCGGATCTGGAATACCGCCTGCGGTTATGCGGCGGGGAAAAGGCCGCCTTCGATTTCATCATCGCCAGCGGCCCCCGCGCGGCGCTGCCGCACGGCGTGGCCGGCGGCAAGAAAATGAAAAAAGGGGAGGTTGTCATCGTCGATTGGGGCTGGGTGCTGGACGGGTATCACAGCGACAACACCCGCACGCTTTTTCTGGGAAAACCGAAACCGAAGCTGATGGAGATTTTCGACATCGTGTTGGAGGCCAACCAGCGGGCGATAGCCAAAGCGGCCCCCGGCGTGCCGCTGAAGGAAATCGACGCGGCGGCCCGCGATTTTATCGAGGCGAAAGGGTACGGCAAATATTTCGGCCACGGCACCGGGCATGGCGTCGGGCTGGATATCCACGAAGCCCCCGGCGTCAGTTGGCGCAGCGCCGAGACCGCGCGGGAGGGGATGGTCTTCACGATTGAGCCGGGCGTTTACATACCCGGCCTCGGCGGCGTGCGGATAGAGGACGTGGTACACATCACAAAAACCGGCTGCCGCGTCCTCACCAAAAACATCCCCAAAGCCGCGCGCACGCTGTAA
- a CDS encoding type II toxin-antitoxin system RelE/ParE family toxin, protein MEWLRGLKDVRGRAAVRNRVGRLELGHFGDCRHIEGSVWELKIALGPGYRVYYARAGKKVVLLLCGGDKRTQAKDIEKAVKYWFIYRSKHNA, encoded by the coding sequence ATGGAATGGTTGCGTGGATTAAAGGATGTCCGGGGAAGAGCGGCGGTGCGAAACCGCGTTGGCCGTTTAGAGTTGGGGCACTTTGGCGATTGCAGGCATATTGAAGGATCGGTGTGGGAGCTAAAAATTGCCCTTGGCCCCGGATACCGCGTGTACTATGCCCGTGCGGGCAAAAAGGTGGTGCTTTTGCTTTGTGGTGGAGACAAGCGAACACAGGCGAAGGACATCGAGAAAGCGGTTAAATACTGGTTTATTTACAGGAGCAAGCATAATGCCTAA
- the recG gene encoding ATP-dependent DNA helicase RecG, with protein MTILRLDAEVQFLKGVGPRRAEQLACLGITTVKDLLFHFPVRYEDRRNVRPIASLSEGETFTVRGVIHDMHEKRLRYGKCLFQMGIRDATGILRCVWFNVRSDYLKKKYAVGRHVVATGRVHLGKTGHSFEMPHPDVVVLGEGEDEATGGILPVYPLTGGINQGTMRKIVAAALAGAPPVTENLPPALLERLHLPPRHEAVLGIHHPAPDTPPEKLAACRTKAHKRMIFEELFLIECAMAILRSRNTERVRGVTIPATDEQRTSVTARLPFELTPDQQSVLGEILGDLRGEHPMNRLVQGDVGCGKTVVAAITLTLAAMSGFQGVLMAPTEILAEQHFSNLTKMKDVFPLRVELLTSGTKKKEEIRRRAAEGETDLLIGTHALIQQGVAFKNLGVAVIDEQHRFGVMQRAELMKKGERPNTLIMTATPIPRTLAMTLYGDLDVSTIRTMPKGRQAIATKIIRPAEKAKAYLLINNEVKKGRQAYIIYPLVEESEKSELKAATVMWKVFQEQVFPHLRVGLVHGRMKQDEKNDVMHRFMRREVDVLVSTTVIEVGIDQPNATVMMIEHAERFGLAQLHQLRGRVGRGADKSSCLLAIEYPLSAVAKERLKVMTESGDGFVIAEKDMELRGTGDLLGTRQSGLPSLKMANLVRDFEILKFARNEAFELVRHDPELQKPEHRGLRAEMQRDWRERFQLVDVG; from the coding sequence ATGACAATATTGCGCCTTGACGCGGAAGTGCAGTTCCTCAAGGGGGTGGGGCCGCGCCGCGCCGAACAGCTTGCGTGCCTCGGCATCACCACCGTGAAAGACCTCCTCTTCCACTTCCCCGTCCGCTATGAAGACCGCCGCAACGTCCGCCCCATCGCCTCGTTAAGCGAGGGGGAAACATTTACGGTCCGCGGCGTCATTCACGACATGCATGAAAAACGCCTGCGTTACGGCAAATGCCTTTTCCAGATGGGCATCCGCGACGCCACCGGCATTCTGCGCTGCGTCTGGTTCAACGTCCGCTCCGATTACCTCAAGAAAAAATACGCGGTGGGGCGGCACGTTGTCGCCACCGGAAGGGTGCATTTGGGAAAGACAGGGCACTCCTTTGAAATGCCGCATCCCGATGTCGTGGTGCTGGGCGAAGGGGAGGACGAAGCGACCGGCGGCATCCTGCCGGTCTATCCGCTGACCGGGGGGATTAACCAGGGAACGATGCGGAAGATCGTCGCCGCCGCGCTGGCCGGCGCGCCGCCGGTGACGGAGAACCTGCCGCCGGCGCTGCTGGAACGGCTGCACCTCCCGCCGCGTCACGAGGCGGTGCTCGGCATCCACCATCCCGCGCCCGACACCCCGCCGGAAAAACTGGCCGCCTGCCGCACCAAGGCCCACAAGCGGATGATCTTCGAAGAACTGTTCCTCATCGAATGCGCGATGGCCATACTGCGGAGCCGCAACACCGAGCGGGTGCGCGGAGTAACCATACCGGCCACGGACGAACAGCGCACGTCGGTCACCGCCCGGCTGCCGTTTGAGCTGACCCCCGATCAACAGTCGGTTCTGGGCGAAATCCTGGGCGACCTGCGCGGCGAACATCCGATGAACCGCCTGGTGCAAGGCGACGTGGGGTGCGGCAAAACGGTGGTGGCGGCGATAACGCTGACGCTTGCCGCGATGAGCGGTTTTCAGGGGGTGCTGATGGCCCCCACCGAAATTTTGGCCGAGCAGCATTTCAGCAACCTCACAAAAATGAAAGACGTTTTTCCGCTGCGGGTGGAACTGCTCACCAGCGGCACGAAGAAGAAGGAGGAAATACGCCGCCGCGCCGCCGAGGGGGAAACCGATCTGCTTATCGGCACCCACGCGCTTATCCAGCAGGGCGTCGCATTCAAAAACCTCGGCGTGGCGGTGATAGACGAACAGCACCGGTTTGGGGTCATGCAGCGCGCCGAACTGATGAAAAAGGGGGAGCGCCCCAACACGCTCATCATGACCGCCACCCCGATACCCCGCACGCTGGCCATGACGCTCTACGGCGACCTCGACGTGAGCACCATCCGCACCATGCCGAAAGGGCGGCAGGCGATAGCGACGAAAATCATCCGCCCGGCGGAAAAGGCCAAGGCGTACCTGCTCATCAACAACGAGGTGAAAAAGGGGCGGCAGGCGTACATCATCTACCCGCTGGTGGAAGAGAGCGAGAAGAGCGAGCTGAAGGCCGCCACCGTCATGTGGAAGGTTTTTCAGGAACAGGTTTTTCCCCACCTGCGGGTGGGGCTGGTGCACGGGCGGATGAAGCAGGATGAAAAGAACGATGTGATGCACCGTTTCATGCGGCGCGAGGTGGATGTCCTCGTTTCCACCACGGTGATAGAGGTCGGCATCGATCAGCCGAATGCCACCGTGATGATGATCGAGCACGCCGAGCGGTTCGGCCTGGCGCAACTGCATCAACTGCGGGGGCGGGTGGGGCGCGGCGCGGATAAAAGCAGTTGCCTGCTCGCCATCGAATATCCGCTGAGCGCGGTGGCGAAAGAGCGGCTGAAGGTGATGACGGAAAGCGGCGACGGTTTTGTCATCGCGGAAAAAGACATGGAACTGCGCGGCACCGGCGACCTGCTGGGTACCCGCCAGTCCGGGCTGCCGTCGCTGAAGATGGCGAACCTCGTCCGTGATTTCGAGATTCTCAAATTCGCGCGCAACGAGGCGTTCGAACTGGTGCGGCACGATCCGGAACTGCAAAAGCCGGAACACCGCGGCCTGCGGGCCGAGATGCAGCGCGACTGGCGCGAACGCTTCCAGCTCGTCGACGTGGGTTAG
- the recO gene encoding DNA repair protein RecO has protein sequence MPLFNDEAITLRHFDFGEADRIISFFGKKHGKVRIVAKGCRKLKSRFAGRLEPFHTVDIVYFGREHASLFKLSSVDMKDMRPAAGEGLERYARACYVTELMEAGLREGDPNPKAWMAAEATLNLIMKETRAAELDWIIRFFDVKFLSHLGYTPTLDRCVACRAPLPELPQALFDAEKGGLTCPRCKHKSSGLIPLSAGAAKFLGKIPATAFGDAARLKPSPRILGEIVRCITAFRDQRLHAKFNSEKFFSAVNMERMGTP, from the coding sequence GTGCCGCTCTTCAACGACGAAGCGATAACCCTGCGCCATTTCGATTTCGGCGAGGCCGACCGGATCATCAGCTTTTTCGGCAAGAAGCACGGCAAGGTGCGCATCGTCGCCAAGGGGTGCCGCAAGCTCAAAAGCCGCTTCGCCGGGCGGCTGGAGCCGTTCCACACCGTCGACATCGTCTACTTCGGGCGGGAACATGCCAGCCTCTTCAAGCTCTCCAGCGTGGACATGAAAGACATGCGCCCCGCCGCGGGGGAGGGTTTGGAACGCTATGCCCGCGCCTGCTATGTGACCGAGCTGATGGAAGCCGGACTGCGCGAAGGGGATCCGAACCCGAAGGCGTGGATGGCCGCCGAAGCGACGCTCAACCTCATCATGAAAGAAACGCGCGCGGCGGAGCTGGACTGGATAATCCGTTTTTTCGACGTGAAGTTTTTAAGCCACCTCGGCTACACTCCCACGCTGGACCGCTGCGTCGCCTGCCGCGCCCCGCTGCCGGAATTGCCGCAGGCGCTGTTCGACGCCGAAAAGGGGGGCCTCACCTGTCCGCGCTGCAAGCATAAAAGCAGCGGGCTGATTCCGCTCTCGGCGGGGGCGGCCAAGTTTCTGGGCAAGATACCCGCCACCGCGTTCGGCGACGCCGCGCGGCTGAAACCCTCGCCCCGGATATTGGGGGAAATCGTCCGCTGCATCACCGCCTTCCGCGACCAGCGGCTGCACGCAAAATTTAATAGCGAAAAGTTCTTTTCCGCCGTTAATATGGAGCGCATGGGGACTCCATGA
- the aroQ gene encoding type II 3-dehydroquinate dehydratase: MGKKVLIVNGPNINMLGTREKDVYGAVSYDDMCAKLTHMAKELGISLEIFQSNHEGVLVDKIQAARAAVDLIIINPGAYTHTSIALRDALAAVRVPFIEVHISNIYAREEFRQKSFLSDIAAGLIAGFGVEGYYFALEAANRVIGRGEEPGARR, translated from the coding sequence GTGGGCAAAAAAGTTTTGATCGTCAACGGGCCGAATATCAACATGCTCGGCACCCGCGAAAAAGACGTTTACGGGGCGGTTTCCTACGACGATATGTGCGCCAAGCTGACGCACATGGCGAAGGAGCTGGGGATTTCGCTGGAGATATTCCAGTCCAACCACGAAGGGGTGCTGGTGGACAAGATACAGGCGGCGCGCGCGGCGGTCGACCTTATCATCATCAATCCCGGCGCGTACACGCACACCAGCATCGCCCTGCGCGACGCGCTGGCCGCGGTGCGGGTGCCGTTCATCGAAGTGCATATCTCGAATATTTACGCGCGCGAGGAGTTCCGCCAGAAGAGTTTTCTTTCCGATATCGCGGCGGGGCTGATCGCCGGGTTCGGCGTGGAAGGGTACTACTTCGCGCTGGAGGCGGCCAACCGCGTGATCGGCCGCGGCGAAGAGCCGGGCGCGCGGCGGTGA
- a CDS encoding pentapeptide repeat-containing protein: MNYEPSDIPPHESWNESERWLWAKLCRGEEADFNKEPEFGTTDTDAGWDPRRGISPAFLLAIALNDPWRGAINSRGVRIVGAWIRQPLKFTDKPLDHELALEFCRFDAPVEMGGLHTAHTLSLSHSRFAETLDMEKIKTAKSVHLRGATFGGEVRMPDARIGGSLDMKGARFQGAVDMEKIHVAGSLLLAGALFEDAALLAAARIAGKLNLAGARLCGVDMSRAHIEGEMRLGRENGLRTSWCKDARLLLGDAFAAAIVDSPDAWPEHLHLDGFVYGSITGDAGGGAMAQREVAWLKWWLRRHRPFSPQPYKQLAQALDKAGLPDKARDIRHAATEETGRFKLSEINVG, translated from the coding sequence ATGAACTATGAACCTTCCGACATTCCCCCCCACGAGTCGTGGAACGAATCCGAGCGGTGGCTTTGGGCGAAACTGTGCCGGGGCGAAGAGGCGGACTTCAACAAGGAGCCGGAATTCGGCACGACCGACACCGACGCCGGCTGGGATCCCCGGCGCGGGATAAGCCCGGCATTCCTGCTGGCCATCGCGCTGAACGACCCCTGGCGCGGCGCCATCAACAGCCGCGGCGTGCGCATCGTCGGCGCGTGGATACGCCAGCCGCTCAAGTTCACCGATAAGCCGCTGGATCACGAGCTGGCGCTGGAATTCTGCCGCTTCGACGCGCCCGTGGAGATGGGCGGCCTGCATACCGCGCATACCCTTTCGCTGTCACATTCCCGGTTCGCCGAAACGCTGGACATGGAAAAAATCAAGACGGCCAAGAGCGTACACCTGCGGGGCGCCACGTTCGGCGGCGAAGTGCGGATGCCCGACGCGCGGATCGGCGGCTCGCTGGACATGAAGGGCGCGCGCTTTCAGGGCGCGGTGGACATGGAAAAGATACATGTGGCCGGCAGTCTCCTCCTCGCCGGCGCGCTGTTCGAGGATGCGGCATTGCTGGCCGCCGCCCGCATCGCCGGAAAACTGAACCTTGCCGGCGCCCGGCTTTGCGGCGTGGACATGTCGCGCGCGCACATCGAAGGCGAGATGCGGCTGGGGCGCGAAAACGGTTTGCGCACCAGTTGGTGCAAGGACGCGCGCCTGCTGCTGGGCGACGCCTTCGCCGCCGCCATCGTGGACAGCCCGGACGCGTGGCCCGAACACCTCCACCTCGACGGATTCGTCTACGGTTCGATAACCGGCGACGCGGGAGGCGGCGCGATGGCCCAGCGCGAAGTGGCCTGGCTGAAGTGGTGGCTGCGCCGCCACCGCCCGTTCTCGCCGCAACCGTACAAACAGCTGGCGCAGGCGCTGGATAAGGCCGGTCTGCCGGACAAGGCGCGGGACATCCGCCACGCGGCAACGGAAGAAACCGGCCGTTTCAAGCTCTCCGAAATCAACGTGGGCTGA
- a CDS encoding tetratricopeptide repeat protein, translated as MTKNGKSGGRRDAVIREYARMMMENPRSHAFVSMADTCIRAGRAKMALDVLNRGIQWHPALNAAHVQKGRALMALGRLTEAKQSLGYALRNNAQNVLARKLLARLYLETGEPARGLALLDEIRRLWPDHEPAKKLHDELRGAIEKEKSDRDYREERERPDDGRREALDKLERWLGNANKMMVKG; from the coding sequence GTGACGAAGAACGGGAAAAGCGGGGGGAGGCGCGATGCCGTCATCCGGGAATACGCCCGGATGATGATGGAAAATCCCCGCTCCCATGCGTTCGTCTCGATGGCCGACACCTGCATCCGCGCGGGACGGGCGAAGATGGCGCTCGACGTGCTGAACCGGGGGATCCAGTGGCATCCGGCGCTGAATGCCGCCCACGTGCAGAAAGGGCGCGCGCTGATGGCCCTGGGACGCCTGACGGAGGCGAAGCAGAGCCTCGGCTACGCGCTGCGGAACAACGCGCAAAACGTGCTGGCCCGCAAGCTGCTGGCGCGGCTGTATCTGGAGACCGGCGAGCCGGCCCGGGGGCTGGCGCTGCTGGACGAGATACGGCGGCTCTGGCCGGATCACGAGCCGGCCAAAAAACTGCACGACGAGCTGCGTGGCGCGATAGAAAAGGAAAAGAGCGACAGGGACTACCGCGAGGAGCGGGAACGTCCCGACGACGGCCGCCGGGAGGCGCTGGACAAGCTGGAACGGTGGCTGGGCAACGCCAACAAAATGATGGTGAAGGGGTGA
- a CDS encoding putative addiction module antidote protein, which translates to MPKKKKRIPPAISWHDELIKDLKKPAEAEAYLCAALEDGECPEVFLLALRHVAEAHGFGMSKLAAKTKLNRENLYRMLSKKGNPKIENISAVLGALGFKLTIKLKKAG; encoded by the coding sequence ATGCCTAAGAAAAAGAAAAGAATCCCGCCGGCAATAAGCTGGCATGATGAGCTGATAAAAGACCTCAAAAAACCGGCAGAGGCGGAAGCGTATCTTTGCGCCGCGCTGGAAGACGGGGAATGCCCGGAGGTTTTTCTGCTTGCGCTTCGGCATGTGGCGGAGGCGCATGGCTTTGGCATGTCCAAGCTGGCGGCAAAGACAAAGCTGAACCGCGAGAACCTCTACCGGATGCTTTCAAAAAAGGGCAACCCGAAGATAGAGAATATTTCGGCAGTGCTGGGCGCGCTGGGCTTCAAGCTGACCATCAAGCTGAAAAAGGCGGGCTGA
- a CDS encoding CopD family protein, translating to MKELILITCYWAHLIATALWIGGIIFILFFAMQSSRHVLGAESGKLMGDISKRFTPAANLSIVTLVITGAVLAGLSRQYSGVAFLENNWSSALTVKSILVFGMVAVHFYRGLVLGSKIMRTTADTEKKSLQKLSINLVKVNFALGLLVLLISGHLSILRGF from the coding sequence ATGAAAGAGCTGATATTGATAACGTGCTACTGGGCACATCTTATTGCAACAGCGCTTTGGATCGGAGGGATTATCTTCATCCTTTTTTTTGCCATGCAGTCATCCAGGCACGTTCTCGGTGCGGAGTCAGGCAAGCTCATGGGGGATATTTCAAAGAGGTTCACTCCGGCGGCAAACTTGAGCATTGTCACTTTGGTTATAACCGGGGCGGTATTGGCGGGGCTGAGCAGGCAATATTCAGGCGTTGCCTTCCTTGAAAACAACTGGTCTTCGGCTTTGACGGTGAAGTCCATTTTGGTTTTCGGCATGGTTGCGGTTCATTTCTACAGGGGACTGGTCTTGGGTTCTAAGATTATGCGAACAACAGCCGATACCGAAAAGAAGTCTCTGCAAAAATTGTCCATCAACCTGGTCAAGGTGAACTTTGCATTAGGCTTGCTTGTGCTGCTCATAAGCGGACACCTATCCATTCTTCGCGGTTTTTAA
- a CDS encoding P-II family nitrogen regulator: protein MKKIQAIIKPLKLDDVKDKLNEIGIGGLTVSEVKGVGKQGGKAGLFVTAPSAAGLPKVCLEIAVDDNRVEEVIAAIVQSGSAGRVGDGKIFVTDLEDVIRVRTGERGPSAI from the coding sequence ATGAAAAAAATACAGGCCATCATAAAACCGCTGAAGCTGGACGACGTGAAAGACAAGCTGAACGAAATCGGCATCGGCGGCCTCACCGTCAGCGAAGTGAAAGGGGTGGGAAAACAGGGGGGCAAGGCCGGCCTCTTCGTCACCGCCCCCTCCGCCGCGGGCCTCCCCAAGGTCTGCCTTGAAATCGCCGTCGACGACAACCGGGTGGAAGAGGTGATCGCCGCCATTGTGCAGTCGGGAAGCGCCGGCCGTGTGGGAGACGGCAAGATATTCGTCACCGATCTGGAGGATGTGATCCGCGTCCGCACCGGCGAGCGCGGGCCGTCGGCCATTTAG
- the era gene encoding GTPase Era: MRTQRLTAYRSGYCCILGRPNAGKSTLLNRFCGEKVAIVTDKPQTTRDMITAMKTTPSAQIIFLDTPGLHESPKELNKIMQAAAKNAAESADMLLVIFDPREKSAREDLHLARQLAGSAKPVIAAINKIDLVDKLMLLPVMQMLADEGIADIYPVSAKTGEGVEALEQGIAAYLPEGPMLYPEDQLTDQNERFLAAEIIREKLFQYTHKEIPYSSAVIVEEYKERNEKLNAVRAVIYVERDSQRGIVIGQGGQMIKQIGQAAREELEQRFGKKFFLELNVKTRKDWTKDEKFLKEIERQYKG, from the coding sequence ATCCGTACACAACGTTTGACCGCCTACCGCTCCGGCTACTGCTGCATACTGGGCCGCCCCAACGCCGGCAAGAGCACCCTGCTCAACCGCTTCTGCGGCGAGAAGGTGGCCATCGTCACCGACAAACCGCAGACCACCCGCGACATGATCACCGCCATGAAAACCACCCCGTCGGCGCAGATAATTTTCCTCGATACGCCGGGGTTGCACGAAAGCCCCAAAGAACTGAATAAAATCATGCAGGCCGCCGCCAAAAACGCCGCCGAATCGGCCGATATGCTGCTTGTCATCTTCGATCCGCGCGAAAAGTCGGCCCGCGAAGACCTGCATCTCGCCCGGCAACTGGCCGGCTCGGCCAAACCGGTCATCGCCGCCATCAACAAAATAGACCTCGTGGACAAATTAATGCTGCTGCCGGTGATGCAGATGCTGGCGGACGAGGGGATCGCGGATATTTACCCCGTCTCGGCAAAAACCGGCGAAGGGGTGGAGGCGCTGGAACAGGGGATCGCGGCGTATCTGCCGGAGGGGCCGATGCTGTACCCCGAAGACCAGCTCACCGACCAAAACGAGCGGTTCCTCGCCGCGGAGATCATCCGCGAGAAGCTTTTCCAATACACCCACAAGGAGATTCCCTACTCATCCGCGGTGATCGTGGAAGAGTACAAGGAGCGCAACGAAAAGCTGAACGCCGTGCGCGCCGTCATCTACGTGGAACGGGATTCGCAACGCGGCATCGTTATCGGCCAGGGGGGCCAGATGATAAAGCAGATCGGCCAGGCCGCGCGCGAAGAGCTGGAGCAGCGCTTTGGAAAGAAGTTTTTCCTTGAGCTTAACGTGAAAACCCGGAAAGACTGGACGAAGGACGAAAAATTCCTCAAGGAAATCGAACGCCAGTATAAAGGATAG
- a CDS encoding ATP-grasp domain-containing protein, translated as MQRTIAIIGRHARPFAENAHAHGWRVFAADGFNDWDAARFAAPLTPGGFGETPEAFLRAWETAPEPLLFCAPIEAAPAMLAEAARNKRVLNAPAHAVAAARDISFLQKVACNGVRFPAVSFLSIPSHPPETPWIIKSAKSAGGTGIRPGDGILGRDEYRQKVVHGESIGALFFSAAGRCVFLGASLHINHGFLYGGGIFPAPLNPDVAHILEQFGARVTAESGMAGWWGADFILNDEALWLLEINPRPTATAALFGKLRGVDLVAAQMAPDVFSPLPQNSGPGVMGNMVLYAEDDFTFRGSAEWFEKNARDIPHEGRAMKKGEPVLTLHATAATAPECRAALEKEALAARAAFFPGRSPFLIKATYF; from the coding sequence ATGCAGCGCACCATTGCCATCATAGGCCGCCACGCGCGCCCTTTTGCGGAGAACGCGCACGCGCACGGCTGGCGCGTCTTTGCCGCCGACGGGTTCAACGATTGGGATGCCGCGCGCTTCGCCGCGCCGCTGACGCCGGGAGGGTTCGGGGAAACGCCGGAGGCGTTTTTGCGCGCGTGGGAAACCGCGCCGGAGCCGCTGCTCTTCTGCGCCCCCATCGAGGCGGCTCCGGCAATGCTGGCGGAGGCGGCGCGGAACAAGAGGGTGCTCAACGCGCCGGCCCACGCGGTGGCGGCGGCGCGGGACATTTCCTTTTTGCAAAAAGTGGCCTGCAACGGGGTCCGATTCCCGGCTGTTTCATTTCTTTCAATTCCTTCCCATCCGCCAGAAACTCCGTGGATAATCAAATCCGCCAAGTCCGCCGGGGGAACCGGCATCCGGCCCGGCGATGGTATTTTGGGACGGGACGAATACCGCCAAAAAGTCGTCCACGGAGAAAGCATCGGCGCGCTCTTTTTTTCCGCCGCGGGGCGCTGCGTTTTTTTGGGGGCGTCGCTCCACATCAACCACGGCTTTTTGTACGGCGGCGGGATATTTCCCGCGCCGCTGAACCCGGACGTGGCGCACATCCTCGAACAATTCGGCGCGCGCGTGACCGCCGAAAGCGGCATGGCCGGGTGGTGGGGGGCCGACTTCATCCTCAACGATGAAGCGTTGTGGCTTTTGGAGATCAACCCGCGCCCCACCGCCACCGCCGCGCTTTTCGGAAAACTGCGCGGCGTCGATCTGGTCGCGGCGCAGATGGCACCGGATGTTTTTAGCCCCCTTCCCCAAAACAGCGGTCCCGGCGTGATGGGGAACATGGTTCTTTACGCGGAGGACGATTTCACGTTTCGCGGAAGCGCGGAGTGGTTCGAAAAAAACGCGCGGGACATCCCGCATGAGGGACGCGCGATGAAAAAAGGGGAGCCGGTGCTGACGCTTCACGCGACGGCGGCCACCGCGCCGGAATGCCGCGCGGCGCTTGAAAAGGAGGCGCTGGCCGCGCGCGCCGCATTTTTCCCGGGGCGGTCGCCATTTTTAATTAAAGCAACGTATTTTTAA
- a CDS encoding cytochrome c: MKKEILAATLAAGLAAAPMAFADAAKGEALFNDKGTTKCPVCHAFGKKVVGPDLTGAGKTHTKPWIVKWLTDTQGTWAANDPETADLKKRMNKETKPKPAHMTPKLSDEQAGDIADFLMTK, encoded by the coding sequence ATGAAAAAGGAAATTCTGGCGGCAACTCTCGCGGCGGGTTTGGCGGCGGCGCCGATGGCCTTCGCCGACGCGGCGAAAGGGGAAGCGTTGTTCAACGACAAAGGAACCACGAAATGCCCGGTCTGCCACGCATTCGGAAAAAAAGTGGTGGGGCCGGACCTCACCGGCGCCGGCAAGACCCACACCAAGCCGTGGATTGTGAAATGGCTCACCGATACGCAAGGCACCTGGGCCGCGAACGACCCTGAAACCGCGGATCTGAAAAAGCGGATGAACAAGGAAACGAAACCGAAGCCGGCCCACATGACCCCGAAGCTCTCCGATGAGCAGGCGGGCGACATTGCCGACTTCCTCATGACCAAGTAG
- a CDS encoding winged helix-turn-helix transcriptional regulator, with protein MGTNMKEASELFKIFSVDKRIEIIELLKKEAMSVNALAKTLRITQSAVSQHLRVLKGASLVKNERRGYWIYYSLNRDTLEKCRQRLNRICTCGCLGRQAVVEGAMKAKKG; from the coding sequence ATGGGGACTAACATGAAGGAAGCGTCGGAACTATTCAAAATATTCTCTGTTGATAAAAGGATAGAGATTATCGAACTGCTGAAAAAAGAGGCCATGAGCGTTAATGCCCTGGCTAAGACGTTAAGGATAACGCAGTCCGCGGTATCCCAACATTTGCGGGTACTCAAGGGTGCCAGCCTCGTAAAAAACGAGAGGCGGGGATATTGGATATATTATTCCTTGAACCGGGATACCCTTGAAAAATGCCGCCAGAGACTTAACCGCATCTGCACCTGCGGCTGTCTGGGGCGGCAAGCGGTTGTGGAGGGAGCCATGAAGGCAAAGAAAGGCTGA